A window of the Gossypium hirsutum isolate 1008001.06 chromosome A05, Gossypium_hirsutum_v2.1, whole genome shotgun sequence genome harbors these coding sequences:
- the LOC107960921 gene encoding auxin-responsive protein SAUR32: MEKAKGKVKKGWLAVEVGLEEEDEQQGFQRFVIPISYLYHPLFKQLLDKAYEVYGYHTKGPLKLPCSVDDFLNLKWQIEKESNHHHHHHHHHHLPLTLPFHSC, encoded by the coding sequence ATGGAGAAGGCAAAGGGGAAGGTGAAGAAAGGGTGGCTTGCAGTGGAGGTAGGATTAGAAGAGGAGGATGAACAACAAGGTTTTCAGCGATTTGTGATTCCTATATCTTACCTTTACCATCCACTTTTCAAGCAGCTGTTGGACAAGGCTTATGAGGTCTACGGCTACCACACCAAGGGACCTTTGAAGCTGCCATGTTCCGTCGATGATTTTCTTAATCTCAAGTGGCAAATAGAGAAAGAGTCCAACCATCACCaccaccatcaccatcaccatcatcTTCCTCTTACTTTACCCTTCCACTCTTGTTga